A window of Halobellus sp. LT62 contains these coding sequences:
- a CDS encoding FGGY-family carbohydrate kinase: protein MEPVLVGVDAGTTNIKTAAFTLDGEEITQATRKTPLEAPRDGWIEQDMAATWDRTAATIREVVESLADAEVVALGVTAQGDGCWLLDDDGDPVRDAILWSDGRAAGYLNDWKDDGTADRIRQITGSDLFAGAALPILQWLADNEPEAITDADTVLFCKDWIKYRCTGERVMDYSDASLPFLDIDQLEYSSTVPDLVDVPGLAEMLPPLAPGSEVIGTVTDVAADRTGLPVGTPVVSGLIDVAASAIGCGVVEPGDSSSVVGTTSLNQTFLSSVPEELTGHGFTLALSEGLYCRAMASMAGTPNLDWVLSELTPDWDFADAERAAKDVPATAKGLLYHPYLSAAGERSPFNDPDARGQFVGLSPNHSRADVLRAVYEGVALAMRDCYEHIETDADRIRMSGGGARSDLWCQLFADCIDAEITVPTGDEFGARGVALLAGVGAGEIDDLASTVRETTTYEQVWKPRDRYVRIYDEWYGTYHKTYEQMRSVWHQRARTVDRLREETGLSYEA from the coding sequence ATGGAGCCAGTACTGGTGGGTGTCGACGCGGGCACTACGAACATCAAGACCGCGGCGTTTACCCTCGACGGGGAGGAGATCACCCAAGCGACGCGCAAAACACCGCTCGAAGCGCCGCGGGACGGGTGGATCGAACAGGATATGGCAGCGACTTGGGATCGGACCGCCGCGACGATCCGTGAGGTTGTCGAATCCCTCGCCGACGCCGAGGTGGTCGCCCTGGGCGTGACTGCGCAGGGCGACGGCTGCTGGCTGCTTGACGACGACGGTGATCCGGTCAGGGACGCCATCCTCTGGTCCGACGGCCGAGCAGCGGGGTATCTCAACGACTGGAAGGATGACGGCACGGCCGATCGGATCCGACAGATCACCGGCAGCGACCTGTTTGCGGGGGCCGCGCTGCCCATCCTCCAGTGGCTCGCGGACAACGAACCGGAGGCGATCACCGACGCCGACACGGTGTTGTTCTGCAAAGACTGGATCAAATACCGATGTACGGGCGAACGCGTGATGGACTACAGCGACGCGTCGCTGCCGTTCCTCGACATCGACCAGTTGGAATACTCCTCTACGGTCCCGGACCTCGTCGACGTTCCCGGATTAGCCGAGATGCTCCCCCCGCTGGCACCCGGCAGCGAAGTTATCGGAACCGTAACCGACGTTGCGGCTGACCGGACGGGACTCCCGGTTGGAACTCCCGTCGTTTCCGGGTTGATCGACGTCGCGGCGAGCGCGATCGGCTGCGGTGTGGTCGAGCCCGGGGACAGCTCCTCGGTGGTCGGGACCACGTCGCTCAACCAGACGTTTCTTTCGTCGGTTCCCGAGGAACTGACGGGCCACGGGTTCACGCTGGCGCTGTCTGAGGGCCTCTACTGCCGGGCGATGGCGTCGATGGCGGGGACCCCGAACCTCGATTGGGTGCTGTCGGAACTGACGCCAGACTGGGACTTCGCGGACGCCGAGCGCGCGGCGAAGGATGTCCCTGCGACGGCGAAAGGGCTCCTGTATCATCCGTACCTGAGCGCAGCGGGCGAGCGGAGTCCATTCAACGATCCGGACGCTCGCGGGCAGTTCGTCGGCCTGTCGCCGAACCACAGCCGAGCGGATGTGCTCCGAGCCGTCTACGAGGGAGTCGCACTCGCGATGCGGGACTGCTACGAGCACATCGAGACCGACGCCGATCGGATTAGGATGAGTGGCGGCGGCGCGCGATCGGACCTGTGGTGCCAGCTGTTTGCGGACTGCATCGACGCGGAGATTACCGTGCCGACCGGCGATGAGTTTGGCGCTCGGGGCGTCGCGCTCTTGGCCGGCGTCGGGGCCGGCGAGATTGATGATCTGGCGTCGACCGTTCGGGAGACGACGACGTACGAACAGGTGTGGAAACCGCGCGACCGGTACGTCCGGATTTACGACGAGTGGTACGGCACCTACCATAAGACATACGAACAAATGAGATCTGTATGGCATCAGCGGGCGCGAACTGTCGACCGGCTTCGGGAGGAGACGGGGCTCTCCTACGAGGCGTGA
- the dgoD gene encoding galactonate dehydratase, with product MEVSNYELFEVPPRWVFLRLETDTGLVGWGEPIVEGHARTTVTAVSEIIDNYLIGKDPLDIERHWQAMYRGRHFRGGPILMSSIAGIDQALWDIKGKHYGAPIYDLIGGRTRDRIEVYQWIGGDTPAELADAAIMAVENGYNTLKMAPIGQFRRIDSPATVSKACERVGAVRDAVGDDIDIAVDFRGRVTKGMAKWTAAEMDEYDAMFYEEPLLPEHFDALPDVAAHSKTPLASGERMYSRWEFKRTIDEGLVDIVQPDPSHAGGISETKKIASAAEAADIQVALHCPLGPIAFATCVQLDMSIHNAIAQAQNLDIHAPYENEHLAYLDDPDVFGFENGYVTVPNAPGLGIEIDGDAVRERSQPGLDWQNPIWYHHDGSVAEW from the coding sequence ATGGAAGTCAGCAACTACGAACTGTTCGAGGTTCCGCCCCGGTGGGTCTTCCTCCGGCTCGAAACCGACACCGGACTGGTCGGCTGGGGGGAACCGATCGTAGAAGGGCACGCCCGGACCACGGTTACCGCCGTCTCTGAGATCATCGACAACTACCTCATCGGCAAGGACCCGCTGGATATCGAGCGGCACTGGCAGGCGATGTATCGCGGTCGGCACTTCCGCGGAGGACCGATCCTGATGAGCTCAATCGCGGGTATCGACCAAGCGCTGTGGGACATCAAAGGCAAACACTACGGCGCGCCTATCTACGATCTGATCGGCGGACGTACCCGCGATAGGATCGAGGTCTACCAGTGGATCGGCGGCGACACCCCCGCCGAGCTGGCGGATGCGGCGATTATGGCAGTCGAAAACGGATACAACACGCTCAAGATGGCACCGATCGGACAGTTCCGGCGGATCGATTCCCCGGCGACGGTCTCGAAGGCCTGCGAGCGTGTCGGCGCCGTGCGCGACGCTGTTGGTGACGACATCGACATCGCAGTCGACTTCCGCGGTCGAGTCACGAAAGGGATGGCCAAGTGGACAGCGGCCGAGATGGACGAGTACGACGCGATGTTCTACGAGGAACCGTTGCTGCCCGAACACTTCGACGCGCTCCCCGACGTTGCCGCCCACAGTAAGACGCCGCTGGCGTCGGGCGAACGGATGTACTCCCGGTGGGAGTTCAAACGCACGATCGACGAGGGGCTCGTGGATATCGTCCAGCCGGATCCCTCACACGCCGGGGGCATCTCGGAGACGAAAAAGATCGCCAGCGCGGCCGAGGCGGCGGACATCCAAGTCGCACTCCACTGCCCGTTGGGACCGATTGCGTTTGCGACCTGCGTCCAGCTCGATATGTCGATTCACAACGCGATCGCGCAGGCGCAGAATCTCGACATCCACGCACCGTACGAAAACGAGCATCTCGCGTACCTCGACGATCCGGACGTCTTCGGCTTCGAGAACGGGTACGTGACGGTCCCGAATGCGCCGGGACTGGGCATCGAAATCGACGGAGACGCAGTCCGAGAACGATCCCAACCCGGACTCGACTGGCAGAACCCGATCTGGTATCACCACGACGGTAGCGTCGCCGAGTGGTAG
- a CDS encoding IclR family transcriptional regulator: MNENPPVKATATSARVIDALLDLEGATVTELTDYLSLSKSSVHNHLQTLVDLGYVERDEWEYNASLRFLEVGTTVRHRYRIYQAGADEVRALASAGFAANLVVVQDEAAVCIETATHSDRERIVEIGDRLPLHCSAGGKAMLAAMDHEERTAVLDDIPLEYHTESTLTDRSKLLSHLNEVRSRGLALNREEWRDGVRGIASAVSAPDDTLLGAVCVTGSDEHLSGKTLQQDASGLVLSSANRIRRRIRQE, translated from the coding sequence ATGAACGAGAACCCACCAGTCAAGGCGACAGCCACCAGTGCGCGCGTCATCGACGCCTTGCTCGACTTGGAGGGAGCAACAGTCACAGAGCTCACCGATTACCTCTCGCTGTCGAAAAGCTCCGTCCACAACCACCTCCAGACGCTCGTGGACCTCGGATACGTCGAACGGGACGAGTGGGAGTACAATGCGAGTCTCAGATTCCTCGAGGTGGGAACGACCGTCCGACACCGATACCGGATCTACCAAGCGGGGGCCGACGAGGTTCGGGCACTCGCGAGTGCGGGGTTCGCCGCAAACCTTGTCGTGGTACAGGACGAAGCGGCCGTCTGTATCGAGACCGCCACGCACAGTGACAGGGAACGGATCGTCGAGATCGGCGATCGGCTCCCGCTACACTGTTCAGCGGGCGGGAAGGCGATGTTGGCAGCGATGGACCACGAGGAACGCACGGCGGTCCTAGACGACATCCCGTTGGAATACCACACCGAAAGCACGCTGACCGACAGGTCGAAGCTGTTGAGCCACCTCAACGAGGTTCGGAGCCGGGGGCTCGCGCTGAACAGAGAGGAGTGGCGCGACGGCGTCCGAGGCATCGCCTCCGCGGTTTCCGCCCCCGATGACACGTTGCTCGGCGCTGTCTGCGTGACTGGAAGCGACGAACACCTCTCGGGCAAGACGCTCCAGCAGGACGCGTCGGGGCTCGTTCTCAGCTCGGCCAATCGGATTCGACGACGAATACGGCAGGAGTAG
- a CDS encoding ABC transporter substrate-binding protein, protein MLQALGVSAAAGLAGCGGRGGGSTSTDTDSSEGGGDSGSGGGDSGLPSQSEAVEEWGQRINEYARQSGIDWQQFEGTSLIFGMNVHPFTSVTEPLLPYFEELTGISVTYNTFPEDQLWQKLTLDLNNESGVFDGFFLGLWPSARYHNAGWVKDLNQYINDSSLTDQDWLATGDWPESALNAFTYGDDDLVSLPFGVEAYGAVAYDVPSVEAVGMEPPSSYPELRDLAQAIHESDEIDRAGIASRASSTTLSSANWATVFKSYDAEWLDYDAREAALNSDRGIASLEIFAEMMGDYGPADIGNFDWYRSNQAMGNGDVGMALHTPSAIGPWTQEQIDRTEWLPPLPGPDGTQLASTWEWGLGISEYTGNPGAAWLFMQWALSRPMMLLTNTQQWEGQAVYGPARSNWLFEQDEYQELGPKESWNEAHRQGMEMVPSDPPPVPLHTPQNMDMMTEGAIAMNSAVTDSKSASEALNDAAPPITEYAKEIPEEYL, encoded by the coding sequence ATGCTTCAGGCACTCGGCGTCTCCGCCGCGGCCGGGCTTGCCGGCTGTGGCGGCAGAGGCGGCGGGTCAACGTCGACAGATACGGACAGTAGCGAAGGCGGCGGTGACTCCGGCAGCGGTGGCGGCGATAGCGGCCTCCCGTCGCAGTCGGAAGCTGTCGAGGAGTGGGGGCAGCGAATCAATGAATACGCGCGGCAGTCGGGGATAGACTGGCAGCAGTTCGAGGGCACGTCGCTGATCTTCGGGATGAACGTACATCCGTTCACCTCAGTCACCGAACCGCTGCTTCCGTACTTCGAGGAATTGACGGGGATCTCAGTCACGTATAACACCTTCCCGGAGGACCAGCTCTGGCAGAAGCTCACACTCGACCTCAACAACGAGAGTGGTGTCTTCGACGGCTTCTTCCTCGGGCTGTGGCCTAGCGCCCGCTACCACAATGCGGGCTGGGTCAAGGACCTCAACCAGTACATCAATGATTCGAGCCTGACCGATCAGGACTGGCTCGCGACGGGAGATTGGCCGGAGTCGGCGCTGAACGCGTTCACGTATGGCGACGACGACTTGGTATCGCTACCGTTCGGCGTCGAGGCATACGGTGCAGTGGCGTACGACGTACCGTCCGTGGAGGCGGTCGGTATGGAGCCGCCGTCCAGCTATCCGGAGCTCCGTGACCTCGCACAGGCAATCCACGAATCCGACGAGATCGACCGCGCGGGGATCGCATCGCGGGCGAGTTCGACGACGCTGTCGTCGGCAAACTGGGCGACAGTGTTCAAATCGTACGACGCCGAGTGGCTCGATTACGACGCTCGTGAGGCGGCACTGAACTCGGATCGGGGGATCGCGTCGCTGGAGATCTTCGCGGAAATGATGGGCGATTACGGCCCGGCCGACATCGGAAACTTCGATTGGTACCGCTCGAACCAAGCGATGGGCAACGGGGATGTCGGAATGGCGCTGCACACCCCGTCGGCGATCGGTCCTTGGACGCAGGAACAGATCGACCGGACGGAGTGGCTCCCGCCGCTTCCCGGTCCCGACGGGACGCAACTCGCGAGTACCTGGGAGTGGGGGCTCGGAATCAGCGAGTACACCGGAAACCCCGGTGCTGCGTGGCTCTTTATGCAGTGGGCGCTCTCGCGACCGATGATGCTGCTCACGAACACCCAGCAGTGGGAGGGACAGGCCGTCTACGGTCCTGCTCGCTCCAACTGGCTGTTCGAGCAGGACGAGTACCAAGAGCTGGGTCCAAAGGAATCTTGGAACGAGGCACACAGACAGGGTATGGAGATGGTGCCCTCGGATCCGCCGCCGGTTCCGCTCCACACGCCGCAGAATATGGATATGATGACCGAGGGGGCGATCGCGATGAACAGTGCCGTGACCGACAGCAAGAGTGCCTCCGAGGCGCTCAACGACGCGGCTCCGCCGATTACGGAGTACGCGAAGGAAATCCCGGAGGAGTACCTGTAA
- a CDS encoding SLC13 family permease, whose translation MPVSPDVFVVLAVVAVALALFVLQPVSIDTTAIALMVALILLGPWTGVSPEEGVSGFSNPATLTVLAMFILSEGVRQTGVIQILTQKMESFAGDSEFRQLLATVGLSGPSAGFVNNTPIVAVLIPAVTNLARKTGTSPSKLLIPLSFASMMGGTLTVIGTSTNLLASDIWAQIGPTGEPFSLFEFTQLGAVVLAVGIVYLLTVGRYLTPARITAEGSPTDQFGMADYLTDVVVHEDSDLVGSQVRELRRGDLDLDVFQIVRNGRSIVRGLPSERIRAGDVLSVRASQETLEQVIENEHLVLLPELRDAAADEDEPLPEGFAPEHHAWNQPPAVAGVSPTADENDEEAEGDGNGKADDTEVETSLTEVVLLPGPWSNRRDGVAGFEREFDATVLAIRRGNEVIRQRLRDVDLQAGDVLLVQTSADVRDRLRADTNVVVSSDERWEEFDRRQIPIALGIVAGVVGLAALEYLPIMVSALAGVVAMLFSGILRPADAYEAVDWDVIFLLAGVIPLGIAFEASGTADLIATGIVAGSAVLPPIAMLATFYLGTAIITEMVSNNASVVLMLPIAVEVAEQLGVNAFAFALAVTFAASTPLLSPVGYQTNLMVYGPGGYKFTDFARVGAPLQLILTVVTTAGIAFFWGL comes from the coding sequence CTGCCTGTTTCTCCCGACGTGTTCGTCGTGCTCGCCGTCGTCGCCGTCGCACTCGCCCTGTTCGTTCTCCAGCCGGTCTCGATCGACACGACTGCCATCGCGTTGATGGTCGCGCTCATCCTCCTCGGTCCGTGGACGGGCGTCTCCCCGGAGGAGGGCGTGTCAGGCTTCTCGAACCCCGCGACGCTCACCGTGTTGGCGATGTTTATCCTCAGCGAGGGCGTTCGACAGACCGGCGTCATCCAGATCCTCACCCAGAAGATGGAGTCGTTCGCGGGCGACAGCGAATTCCGACAGCTCCTCGCGACGGTCGGGCTGTCCGGTCCGTCGGCGGGCTTCGTCAACAACACGCCCATCGTCGCAGTGCTCATCCCCGCCGTCACGAACCTCGCCCGGAAGACTGGGACCTCGCCGTCGAAGCTGCTGATTCCGCTGTCGTTCGCCTCGATGATGGGCGGGACGCTCACCGTCATCGGGACGTCGACAAACCTGCTTGCGAGCGATATCTGGGCGCAGATCGGCCCGACCGGCGAGCCGTTCTCCCTGTTCGAGTTCACACAACTGGGGGCCGTCGTACTGGCCGTCGGTATCGTCTATCTGCTGACCGTTGGGCGATACCTCACGCCCGCCCGGATCACCGCGGAGGGGTCCCCTACAGACCAGTTCGGGATGGCCGACTACCTGACCGACGTCGTCGTGCACGAGGACTCCGATCTCGTCGGATCGCAGGTGCGAGAGCTGCGTCGCGGCGACCTCGACTTGGACGTGTTCCAGATCGTGCGCAACGGCCGCAGCATCGTCCGCGGCCTCCCGAGCGAGCGGATCCGCGCCGGCGACGTCCTCTCGGTGAGAGCGAGCCAAGAGACGCTCGAACAGGTCATCGAGAACGAACACCTCGTCCTCCTTCCGGAACTCCGCGACGCCGCAGCCGACGAGGACGAACCGCTCCCCGAGGGGTTCGCGCCGGAACACCACGCGTGGAACCAGCCACCGGCAGTAGCCGGTGTCAGCCCGACGGCCGATGAGAACGATGAAGAAGCCGAAGGGGACGGAAACGGGAAAGCGGATGATACCGAGGTGGAGACTTCGCTCACGGAGGTTGTGTTACTCCCCGGACCGTGGTCGAACAGGCGAGATGGCGTCGCCGGCTTCGAGCGTGAGTTCGACGCGACAGTCCTCGCGATCCGCCGGGGCAACGAGGTGATCCGCCAGCGCCTCCGAGACGTCGACCTACAGGCCGGAGACGTGTTGCTCGTGCAGACGAGCGCAGACGTCCGAGACCGGCTTCGGGCCGACACCAACGTCGTCGTCTCCAGTGACGAGCGCTGGGAGGAGTTCGATCGGCGGCAGATCCCCATCGCGCTGGGGATCGTCGCCGGCGTCGTCGGACTGGCCGCCCTCGAGTACCTCCCCATTATGGTCAGCGCCCTCGCCGGTGTGGTGGCGATGCTCTTCTCGGGCATCCTCCGCCCTGCGGATGCCTACGAAGCCGTCGACTGGGACGTCATTTTCCTGCTGGCAGGGGTCATCCCCCTGGGCATCGCGTTCGAGGCCTCCGGGACGGCGGACCTGATCGCGACGGGAATCGTCGCCGGGAGCGCCGTGCTCCCTCCAATCGCGATGCTCGCGACGTTCTATCTCGGCACCGCGATCATCACGGAGATGGTGAGCAACAACGCCAGCGTCGTGCTGATGCTTCCCATCGCCGTCGAGGTCGCGGAACAACTCGGCGTCAACGCCTTCGCGTTCGCCCTCGCGGTGACGTTCGCCGCCAGCACACCGCTGCTCAGCCCGGTCGGCTACCAGACGAACCTTATGGTCTACGGGCCTGG
- the pdxA gene encoding 4-hydroxythreonine-4-phosphate dehydrogenase PdxA, with amino-acid sequence MSTRKPVIGVTMGDPAGIGPEVTLKAVASDRVREAATVVVLGDYDHLETLAERYGIDVGLHRTDGSNEITDDGFVDVIDFDNVDEFEFGDLRAENGRVSLEYVDRSIDLAISGEVDGLCNGPIHKRAIGMAGSEYAGHTDMMVDRTNTESHTALLTDGEIYVTHLSIHVPLSEAIERVTTENVLESIRVTHEKLPEAGIKDPLLGVVGINPHAGDGGVIGTLDDEEIAPAVEAALEEGIDASGPLPPDSAFNRALDDDYDCLVAMYHDQGHIPLFVNSHVDGGGVGATVLILGLPFVRATTLHGTAYDIAGRGIAEPESMITGITLAADAIRQRS; translated from the coding sequence GTGTCGACACGAAAGCCAGTCATCGGCGTGACGATGGGCGATCCCGCCGGAATCGGTCCCGAAGTGACGCTCAAAGCCGTCGCGAGCGACCGCGTCCGGGAGGCCGCGACCGTCGTCGTCCTAGGCGATTACGACCACCTTGAGACGCTCGCAGAACGGTACGGGATCGACGTCGGTCTCCACCGGACCGACGGTAGCAACGAGATAACGGACGACGGCTTCGTCGACGTCATCGATTTCGACAACGTCGACGAGTTCGAGTTCGGCGATCTCCGCGCTGAGAACGGACGGGTGAGTCTCGAATACGTGGACAGAAGCATCGACCTCGCGATCTCCGGTGAGGTCGACGGACTGTGCAACGGGCCGATTCACAAACGGGCGATCGGAATGGCGGGCAGCGAGTACGCCGGGCACACCGATATGATGGTCGATCGAACCAACACGGAGAGCCACACCGCGCTCCTGACCGATGGCGAGATTTACGTGACCCACCTCAGCATTCACGTTCCACTGTCGGAGGCGATCGAGCGCGTCACCACCGAAAACGTCCTCGAATCCATCCGGGTCACTCACGAGAAGCTGCCCGAAGCCGGGATCAAGGACCCCTTGCTCGGCGTCGTCGGTATCAACCCCCACGCGGGCGACGGCGGCGTGATCGGAACACTCGACGACGAGGAGATCGCCCCCGCGGTCGAAGCGGCCCTTGAAGAGGGAATCGACGCGTCGGGACCGCTCCCGCCCGACAGCGCGTTCAACCGGGCACTCGATGACGACTACGACTGTCTGGTCGCGATGTACCACGACCAGGGGCACATTCCGCTCTTCGTCAATAGCCACGTCGACGGCGGCGGCGTCGGCGCGACGGTCCTCATCCTCGGACTCCCGTTCGTTAGGGCCACGACGCTTCACGGGACCGCCTACGACATCGCCGGTCGGGGAATCGCGGAGCCCGAAAGTATGATCACCGGAATCACGCTCGCCGCGGATGCGATCCGACAACGGTCCTGA
- a CDS encoding FGGY-family carbohydrate kinase: MDECLLGFDIGTTNSKGLLIDPDLNVIESASIPHGVSTPEPGWVEHDPTEVWWGEFIDVTRKLLTESEITPEQIAGVGISGLAPSVLPLDESGAPLRPGMLYGVDTRAGEEIKLLNEWIGEDRIFEVCGNSLSFQSAGAKILWLKRNEPEIFERTETIVDAVGYVVSQLADEHVMDNAVASFFSPLYNLRELEWDTEMFELAGLDPELLPETKWSAEIAGAVTPDAAEQTGLAVGTPVVTGAVDAIASLLSVGGVDPGDTVFMYGTTGVVYSTFAEPRTVPGLWSTPHSVEGKYAVGGGMATSGAITEWFADRFAGDAVLDDGVGKAKYDHLTEEAAKIDPGSEGLVVLPYFSGSRTPLNDDQARGTIAGLTLSHTKYHVYRAILEGVGYGFRHNLEMMEQGDVSIGRTFAIGGGAQSDLWRQIVSDITGYEQEYVSNPLGAPLGSAYLAGIGSGVFDGYDMLKTSTTVATTTTPNPERTATYDEYYDVYRDLYPAMKGEMHRLASLSNK, from the coding sequence ATGGACGAGTGTCTGCTCGGCTTCGACATCGGGACCACAAACTCGAAGGGGCTCCTGATCGATCCCGATCTCAACGTGATCGAGTCGGCGTCGATCCCGCACGGGGTGTCGACGCCGGAGCCGGGGTGGGTCGAACACGACCCGACCGAGGTCTGGTGGGGTGAGTTCATCGACGTAACCCGGAAACTGCTGACGGAGTCGGAAATCACTCCCGAGCAGATCGCCGGGGTCGGGATCAGCGGGTTGGCACCGAGCGTGTTACCGCTCGACGAGTCGGGCGCTCCGCTTCGGCCCGGAATGCTATACGGCGTCGACACACGCGCCGGGGAAGAGATCAAACTCCTCAACGAGTGGATCGGTGAGGACCGAATCTTCGAGGTGTGCGGCAACTCGCTTTCGTTTCAGTCGGCTGGGGCGAAGATCCTCTGGTTGAAACGCAACGAACCGGAGATTTTCGAGCGGACGGAGACCATCGTCGACGCGGTCGGGTACGTCGTTTCCCAACTCGCCGACGAGCACGTGATGGACAACGCCGTGGCCTCTTTTTTCAGCCCTCTCTACAATCTCAGGGAACTGGAGTGGGATACAGAGATGTTCGAGCTGGCCGGGCTCGACCCCGAACTGCTGCCCGAGACGAAATGGTCGGCGGAGATCGCCGGCGCGGTCACGCCCGACGCCGCCGAACAGACCGGACTCGCGGTCGGGACCCCAGTCGTGACCGGCGCGGTCGACGCGATCGCGTCGCTGCTGAGCGTCGGCGGCGTCGATCCCGGCGACACCGTGTTTATGTACGGGACGACCGGCGTCGTCTACTCCACGTTCGCCGAACCGCGGACGGTTCCCGGATTATGGTCGACGCCGCACAGCGTGGAAGGCAAGTACGCGGTCGGTGGCGGGATGGCGACATCGGGTGCGATCACGGAGTGGTTCGCGGACCGGTTCGCGGGCGACGCGGTGCTCGACGATGGGGTCGGAAAGGCGAAATACGACCACCTCACCGAGGAGGCGGCGAAGATCGATCCCGGCTCGGAGGGACTCGTCGTGCTCCCGTACTTCAGCGGATCCCGAACCCCGCTCAACGACGATCAGGCTCGGGGGACGATCGCCGGGCTGACGCTCTCACACACGAAATACCACGTGTATCGAGCGATCCTCGAAGGAGTGGGGTACGGGTTCAGACACAACCTCGAAATGATGGAGCAGGGCGACGTGTCGATCGGACGGACTTTCGCTATCGGCGGCGGCGCACAGAGCGACCTCTGGCGACAGATCGTCAGCGACATCACGGGGTACGAACAGGAATATGTCAGCAATCCGCTGGGCGCGCCGCTGGGCAGCGCGTATCTCGCAGGGATCGGAAGCGGCGTGTTCGACGGATATGATATGCTCAAAACGTCGACGACGGTGGCGACCACGACGACACCAAATCCCGAGCGGACGGCGACGTACGACGAGTATTACGACGTGTACCGGGATCTGTATCCGGCGATGAAAGGCGAGATGCACCGGCTGGCGTCGCTAAGCAACAAATAA
- a CDS encoding carbohydrate ABC transporter permease, whose product MLGTKYVRSRLGRAGAREPLLNRIDISDRTLKWLFLLPSVAILAFLAIYPFIQGIWMSFHEWPLAADTRTWVGLANYEALVESDRFLGSARATVVFTGVSVTLELILGIALALYLRSLSSNWRPIFRTIFILPMVMTPIATGLMWRLLLNGQIGVVNWMLINFLGMSPPSWTSSPTVAMATVIMIDIWQWTPLIVMIVYAGLLSIPETMYEAARVDGAPRLAVFRHITLPQIKYMIGIAVVFRLMRSFRSFDIIWLVTNGGPGTATEILNIYLYRVAFVNLQGGQAAALGIILLVVTIAITMGIIRGLGMQ is encoded by the coding sequence ATGCTCGGAACAAAATACGTGCGTTCGCGGTTGGGGAGAGCCGGCGCTCGAGAGCCACTGCTGAACCGGATCGACATCTCCGACCGGACGCTCAAATGGCTGTTTCTGCTCCCCTCGGTCGCAATCTTGGCCTTCCTCGCGATCTATCCGTTCATTCAGGGCATCTGGATGAGTTTCCACGAGTGGCCGCTCGCGGCTGACACGCGGACGTGGGTCGGGCTCGCCAACTACGAGGCGCTCGTGGAGTCCGATCGTTTCCTCGGATCCGCCAGAGCGACCGTCGTATTCACCGGCGTCTCGGTAACGCTCGAGCTGATCCTCGGCATCGCGTTGGCGCTGTACTTGCGGTCGCTCTCCAGCAACTGGCGGCCGATATTCAGGACGATCTTCATCCTCCCGATGGTGATGACGCCGATCGCGACCGGACTGATGTGGCGGCTGCTGCTCAACGGTCAGATCGGTGTCGTGAACTGGATGCTCATTAACTTCCTAGGGATGTCGCCGCCCTCTTGGACGTCGTCGCCGACGGTCGCGATGGCAACGGTCATTATGATAGACATCTGGCAGTGGACGCCGCTCATCGTGATGATCGTGTACGCGGGGCTGTTGTCCATCCCCGAGACGATGTACGAAGCGGCTCGCGTCGACGGGGCACCCCGGCTCGCGGTGTTCCGACACATCACGCTGCCGCAGATCAAATATATGATCGGAATCGCAGTGGTCTTCCGGCTGATGCGAAGCTTCCGTAGCTTTGACATCATCTGGCTGGTGACGAACGGCGGTCCCGGGACCGCGACGGAGATCCTGAACATCTACCTCTACCGGGTCGCGTTCGTCAACCTCCAAGGCGGCCAAGCGGCCGCGCTCGGAATCATCCTGCTCGTCGTGACGATCGCAATCACGATGGGCATCATCAGGGGGCTGGGTATGCAATGA